The window AAAATAAGTGCATGAAAGAGGGCATCCGTTTCAAGAAGCAGGAAGAGAGCTATACGTCCAAAGCCAGTTTCCTGGATAAAGATCTGATTCCTTTTTGGTCAGAAAGTGATAAATTCCTCTACACATTCAGTGGCAAACGTATCACTCGTGGACTGTATCGTTCCAAAACTGGTCCGTGTATGCATGCGGACATTAATGGTGCGTTGAATACGTTGAAAAAATCGGAAGTTGTAGAATTTCACGAAACGATTAACGTTAAAACTCCAACTGTCTTAAAAGTGCAAAAACGTAAAGCTGTTGCCTCGTGCATAGCGTAGTGGGTGTGTCAACCATCCAAGAGTACTCGGTACCTTTTGTGCCGGGGCTTGTAGTACATAGTTCGCAAGGCTATGACTTCGCCGACTACATTCGGGGAACCTTAACTCATAGTAGGAAGGGTGCAAGTGGGAAAACGATCGTCCGTTGCCAGTACCGACCTAAAAATTACTTGGGGTGTCACCTTGAAGTGACATGAATTCTAGAGCGTCAATCTGTCTAGTGTTAGACGAAAAGACCTAGAGTTCTAACTCAAGCCCCCACTGAAACGCTCTATCTCAGTGGGGGTAGTTGACCCTCGCTTCCTTATACTCAGAGCCAGGAGAGCCCCTGCTTATTATTGAACCCTATTTCCAGTTAAGGGGTTTTTTCTGTTAAGGATACTTTAGATTTCGCGACAGTGGAAAACTTTTTTATCTAGCTTGTATACGTCTAGCTCCAGCGCCTATCGCCTATCAAACTTCAGGTCTCCTCCCTCCGATAAGTCATCATCGAATCGCTTGCGCTCTTCGTGATTCCTTTATCCCACTCTTAAGGCTCAGTAAGCCTCCTCCCTCGGCAACTGATCCTAAAGGTCCGATTCGTTCAACTAACCATCAGCAAAAATCGCTGATGGAAGTTTCACTTTATCTCAGTCGAAGCCCCTCCATTTTGTACGGCGATGATCAAGGCGCTTACGCTTTTGTGAATGATTTATGGAAATCTTCAAAATACTTGCCTATAATAAGATGGTATAGAGTTTGTCAGGCTTAGCCTGGATTACAGATTAGGGGGAAACATTTTGAGTGTAAATACATATTCTGATGTTTGGGATTTGGATGTATTTTTCCCAGGCGGGAGCGCTTCGAAGGAATTTGAAGCTCATTTAACCGATACGGAAGGAACCATCAACCAATTTTATAGCAAGGTGAAAAGCTGGCAGCCCTCAATAGTAGAAAAAGATGCCGATTTACTTGCAGTACTAATTTCCTTATTTGAGGAAGCTTCGAAGAAAATAAGGCAGGCTGGGGCTTTTATTAGCTGTTTAAAGGCTCAAAATACTGAGGATAAGAAGGCTTATGAACTTCAGTCAAAGGTAACGGGGTTAAGTGCGTCTTTCCAAACAGCTCTTGGTGCGTTGGATGGAAGTTTAACCGGAATTGCAGAAGAAGCATGGCAGAAATTAATGGAAGACGACAGGCTAAATGAACTAGCTTTCGTTTTAACAGAGAGACGGACACGCGCAGCAGAAAAACTGTCAAAGGAAGAAGAAGCAGTCGTTAATGCGCTTGGAGTCGATGGCTATCATGCCTGGGGACAGATGTATGACATGGTCGTTGGAAAAATGAAGATTCCTTTTACTCAGAACGGGGAAGAAAAACTGTTGTCAGTGGGACAGGCAGCCAATCAGTTTTCCAATCCTGACCGGGAAGTTCGCAAGGCTGTGTTTAAGGAATGGGAAACAGCATGGTCTGCAAATGCTGATTATTTTGCAAAAATCCTAAACCATCTAGCTGGTTTCAGGCTCAGTGTTTATAAATTGCGAGGCTGGGATGATTTCCTGAAGGAACCACTTGATATTAATAGAATGAGTAAGGAAACACTCGATGCCATGTGGGGAGCAATTTCGGAAGCGAAACAGCCGCTAAAGAAATATCTTGAACGCCGAGCTGAATTAATGGGTGTGGAAAAGCTAAGCTGGTTCGATCTTGATGCCCCATATGGAAATACGGAAACTAAAGTTTCATACCAGGAAGGAGCGGAATTCATCCTTGAACAGTTTGCAAAGTTTGGGGAAGAAATGACGTCCTTTAGCAGACATGCCTTTGAAAATAATTGGATTGAAGCTGAAGACCGCCCGGGTAAAGCTCCAGGAGGCTTCCATACATATTTTCCTGAAGCCATGCAATCCCGAATTTTTATGACCTATTCAGGAACACCGTCAAACATTTCAACACTCGCCCATGAATTGGGTCATGGCTTCCATACGTATGCAATGCGCAATTTACATCTATTGAACAGAAATTATGCGATGAATGTGGCAGAGACAGCGTCTACTTTTGCGGAAATGATCGTCTCTGATGCTGCGGTAAAAAATGCTTCGTCAAAGGATGAAAAACTTGCCCTGCTTGACGATAAGATTCAACGGTCTGTAGCTTTGCTTATGAATATTCATGCCCGATATCTTTTTGAAACCAGCTTTTATGAAGAAAGAAAGGCTGGCTTCGTAAGTGCGGCACGCCTTAACGGGCTGATGGAAAAAGCGCAGGAAGAGGCTTATCTTGGCGCCCTGGATTCCTATCATCCTTCTTTCTGGGCTTCCAAGCTTCATTTCTTTATTACCGGTGTGCCATTCTACAACTTCCCTTACACGTTTGGATTCTTGTTCTCCCTCGGCATTTATGCCCAGGCCTTGGAGGAAGGCAGCGGTTTTGAAGAAAAATACGTTGCGCTCTTAAAAGACACTGCTTCGATGACAGTTGAGGAATTGGCAATGAAGCATTTGGGAGCCGATTTGACAAAAGCTGATTTCTGGAAGGACGCCCTGCAGTTATGCACTGATGATATAAATGAATTTCTTGAGCTAACAAAATAATAAAAAGGCAATAACCCCGGTAATCTGCCGGGGTTATATTTTTACTATTCCCTATTCAGTTCATTCTCTTAACCTTAAACCTTCCGAAGTCTAAAAGTAGACACCATGAGAAAAGCTAAAATCATAATTGTGAACAGAAAAATTTGCGGGGCAAGATAAGGCGTGGCCAAATAGCTTAACGTCACAAGGCAGCCAGCCGCAGTAATTGGAAGGCCGGTAAAATACCCATTACTTTCAGTTATATTGAACCGCGCCAGCCTGAATGCGCCGCAGGCAATAAAAAACACAGCGAAAAACGTTCCAGGTGCGCCAAGTTCAAATAAAATCCCTTGATATAATAATAGTGCAGGAGCAACACCAAATGATATAATATCACTCATGGAATCTAATTGTTTTCCAAGTTCCGATTCTATGTTGAATTTCCTCGCGACCATTCCATCGAACCGGTCGGCGAGGGCTGCGATGAAAATAAGCAGCAAGCTAAGCCTTAAGTTTCCATGTAAAGTGGAGATAATGGCAAAACCGCCAAGTGATAAGTTGATTAAGGTTAGTACGTTTGCAGTCTGAGCCTTTAACTTTTTAAAGGTAGGAACAATAACATCAAATAAAAACATTTCCTCACTCCTTTTACTTTCCGGAATGCAGCATCCCGGTTATGAAAGAAACAAAGGCAGAGGCCGCAGGTCCCCGTTTTTTGTTCACTGTCTAGCTATAGCGTCTAGCGCCTAGTGTACTTCGGTCCCCTCGTTACGATAAGTCAACATCGATTCGCTTTCGCTCATCGTGTTTCCTTTATCTCCTTCGAGGCCCTCCACAAGGAAGGCTTCGGCAGCATCAGCATCGCACGAAGAAAAAGTGATAGCTTTTTCGAGGAGTCCATACGGCGCTGGTCAAGCCGCTTGCGCTTTCT is drawn from Bacillus sp. FJAT-18017 and contains these coding sequences:
- a CDS encoding M3 family oligoendopeptidase, whose protein sequence is MSVNTYSDVWDLDVFFPGGSASKEFEAHLTDTEGTINQFYSKVKSWQPSIVEKDADLLAVLISLFEEASKKIRQAGAFISCLKAQNTEDKKAYELQSKVTGLSASFQTALGALDGSLTGIAEEAWQKLMEDDRLNELAFVLTERRTRAAEKLSKEEEAVVNALGVDGYHAWGQMYDMVVGKMKIPFTQNGEEKLLSVGQAANQFSNPDREVRKAVFKEWETAWSANADYFAKILNHLAGFRLSVYKLRGWDDFLKEPLDINRMSKETLDAMWGAISEAKQPLKKYLERRAELMGVEKLSWFDLDAPYGNTETKVSYQEGAEFILEQFAKFGEEMTSFSRHAFENNWIEAEDRPGKAPGGFHTYFPEAMQSRIFMTYSGTPSNISTLAHELGHGFHTYAMRNLHLLNRNYAMNVAETASTFAEMIVSDAAVKNASSKDEKLALLDDKIQRSVALLMNIHARYLFETSFYEERKAGFVSAARLNGLMEKAQEEAYLGALDSYHPSFWASKLHFFITGVPFYNFPYTFGFLFSLGIYAQALEEGSGFEEKYVALLKDTASMTVEELAMKHLGADLTKADFWKDALQLCTDDINEFLELTK
- the pssA gene encoding CDP-diacylglycerol--serine O-phosphatidyltransferase produces the protein MFLFDVIVPTFKKLKAQTANVLTLINLSLGGFAIISTLHGNLRLSLLLIFIAALADRFDGMVARKFNIESELGKQLDSMSDIISFGVAPALLLYQGILFELGAPGTFFAVFFIACGAFRLARFNITESNGYFTGLPITAAGCLVTLSYLATPYLAPQIFLFTIMILAFLMVSTFRLRKV